CGGTTTATCTTCAAATAATGACAGAAACGGTGCCAACTCTTTCAACTTACCGCTCAGGATGCGATCTTTATGTTCCCATAATAATATTCGAGCAAAGACATGAGAATTTTTAAGCAAGCCGGCTTGAGTTTCGTAGATGTAGGGAAAAGTTTCATATTTCCCTTTTTCCAGATAGAGGATAACCGTCACCACCGGACGCTTAAGAGCCTCTTCGAGCAGAGCGTTTTTCGTTTTGAAGTTGCCAAGCTCGCGCCGCTTCGGCTCCAACATCGCCTCGATGTGAACCGCCACATTCCTGCCGTGATCTGAAATCAACCAAACCTTGTCGGCGCGCCGCTCAGGGATATTGATTTGAGGATCTTCGACTCCCTGAAAAACCACGCTTCGCTTTTGACCAAAGAACAAATCCAGACATTTCTCGGGATATTTGCTCAACAGTGCTTTCACAGCACGGTCGATCTCGAACATATTCTCCG
The sequence above is drawn from the candidate division KSB1 bacterium genome and encodes:
- a CDS encoding DUF4351 domain-containing protein, encoding MFEIDRAVKALLSKYPEKCLDLFFGQKRSVVFQGVEDPQINIPERRADKVWLISDHGRNVAVHIEAMLEPKRRELGNFKTKNALLEEALKRPVVTVILYLEKGKYETFPYIYETQAGLLKNSHVFARILLWEHKDRILSGKLKELAPFLSLFEDKPKVSLLEREKELIAQFPDEQRRELMGVAILVACRKFQEELVREIFKEQLPMVKEISFVREWLEDSEQKGRQEGKRALLLTLLAKKFGKLSPQLQKQIRQLSGTKLDNLSLALLDLKNVKELKSWLANGKTTRSAN